One segment of Triticum aestivum cultivar Chinese Spring chromosome 2A, IWGSC CS RefSeq v2.1, whole genome shotgun sequence DNA contains the following:
- the LOC123185016 gene encoding uncharacterized protein — protein MAAKVLQLRSSEGKVLVAPAWDYRPAAAQARPLEMRVPSRALERVLQYWTKHSLAKATGESRESLACWDADFQRRLGEDGLAKEAAAAVQELRRHGVHHGGRPRRHAATVATAVAAPATATRADPVRAWCQLVHHLKGVDHGEPSPAPTASIAFHASDIAVATRPGPATTLPAAAGTEPVGVRCAIRARGRQMAQDEEFACHHRKRPTSKAANAAAPVKKVSRPVASKACSFVGSTPLPVTAVAPGVKNVTLASTLRARRGMRELSCKIPRQNQSPLPAIAVAAPRKQPIPCLSPVVLRPC, from the coding sequence ATGGCGGCGAAGGTGCTCCAGCTCCGTAGCTCCGAAGGCAAGGTGCTCGTCGCTCCGGCGTGGGACTATCGCCCGGCCGCCGCCCAAGCCCGCCCGCTGGAGATGCGGGTGCCCTCGCGCGCCCTCGAGAGGGTGCTCCAGTACTGGACCAAGCACAGCCTTGCCAAGGCCACCGGTGAGTCCCGGGAGTCCCTTGCCTGCTGGGACGCCGACTTCCAGCGCCGTCTTGGGGAAGACGGcctcgccaaggaggccgccgcagccGTCCAAGAACTCCGCCGCCACGGCGTCCACCATGGAGGGCGTCCCCGTCGCCACGCCGCCACGGTCGCAACTGCTGTCGCTGCTCCAGCCACCGCCACCCGTGCTGATCCCGTTCGTGCCTGGTGCCAACTCGTTCACCACCTCAAGGGTGTCGACCACGGAGAACCTAGCCCGGCGCCGACGGCGTCCATCGCTTTCCATGCCTCCGATATTGCCGTCGCCACGCGCCCTGGGCCTGCCACCACCTTGCCGGCCGCTGCTGGTACTGAACCTGTTGGTGTCCGGTGCGCCATCCGTGCCCGTGGACGCCAGATGGCTCAAGACGAGGAGTTCGCTTGCCACCACCGCAAGCGCCCGACTTCCAAGGCTGCCAATGCTGCTGCACCCGTGAAGAAGGTCTCTCGTCCCGTCGCTTCCAAGGCTTGCTCTTTCGTCGGCTCTACACCACTGCCTGTCACTGCTGTTGCGCCCGGTGTGAAGAATGTGACTCTAGCTTCAACTCTGCGGGCTAGAAGGGGGATGAGGGAGCTCAGCTGCAAGATTCCCAGGCAAAACCAATCACCATTGCCTGCCATTGCTGTTGCAGCACCAAGGAAGCAACCAATTCCTTGCTTGAGTCCAGTGGTATTACGCCCTTGCTAG
- the LOC123188012 gene encoding putative methylesterase 11, chloroplastic, with protein MGALMSCMSGTPPSDSPPQAKRRSSASSRRGGGGAKAAEIDEQALAAAAALVLGQRGGGGTFDRSASVRYAAKRQQQGPPLPRSSSTRPRSLADPELQPQQLLAKELNTKDLETNIIVLVHGGGFGAWCWYKTMSLLEDSGFKVNAIDLTGSGINSSDTNKISSLSEYAEPLTSYLKGLGDAEKVILVGHDFGGACISHAMEMFPSKVAKAVFLCATMLTNGHSALDIFQQQMDTNGMLQKAQELVYSNGKDRPPTAINIDRASVRDLLFNQSPAKDVSLASVSMRPIPFAPVMEKLTLTEGNYGWVRRFFVETTEDNAIPLSLQQSMCVTNPPEKVLRLKGSDHAPFFSRPQALHKTLVEIATLPRAQAS; from the exons CGTCCtcccgccgcggcggcggcggcgccaaggCCGCGGAGATCGACGAGCAGGCGCTGGCCGCCGCCGCGGCGCTCGTGCTCGGGCAGCGCGGAGGGGGAGGCACGTTTGACCGGTCCGCGTCGGTGCGGTACGCCGCGAAGCGGCAGCAGCAGGGCCCGCCGCTGCCCAGGAGCTCCAGCACGCGCCCGCGCTCCCTCGCCGACCCCGAGCTCCAGCCGCAGCAGCTCCTCGCCAAG GAGTTGAACACTAAAGATTTGGAAACCAACATAATCGTTCTTGTTCACGGAGGTGGGTTTGGTGCTTGGTGTTGGTACAAGACCATGTCACTTCTTGAAGATAGTGGGTTCAAAGTCAATGCTATTGACTTAACAGGCTCCGGGATTAATTCTTCTGATACAAACAAGATTAGCAGTCTTTCAGAGTATGCTGAGCCACTTACCTCTTACCTTAAGGGTCTAGGTGATGCTGAAAAG GTTATCTTGGTTGGACATGATTTTGGGGGTGCTTGCATATCCCATGCGATGGAGATGTTTCCATCGAAAGTTGCCAAGGCTGTTTTCCTGTGTGCAACAATGCTGACAAATGGACATAGTGCTCTTGATATCTTCCAACAACAG ATGGATACAAATGGTATGCTCCAAAAGGCACAGGAATTAGTATACTCCAATGGCAAGGACCGGCCTCCCACCGCTATCAACATCGACAGGGCTTCAGTAAGAGATCTGTTATTCAACCAAAGTCCTGCCAAG GATGTATCATTGGCTTCAGTGTCCATGAGACCCATCCCCTTTGCCCCGGTAATGGAGAAACTCACGTTAACAGAAGGGAACTACGGATGGGTGCGGCGATTCTTTGTCGAGACAACGGAGGACAACGCGATACCTCTTTCCCTGCAGCAGAGCATGTGTGTGACTAACCCGCCGGAGAAGGTCCTGCGGCTGAAAGGTTCAGACCACGCCCCTTTCTTCTCGAGGCCGCAAGCGTTGCACAAAACGCTGGTAGAGATAGCGACCCTGCCGCGAGCACAGGCATCATGA